In the Candidatus Saccharibacteria bacterium oral taxon 488 genome, one interval contains:
- the trmB gene encoding tRNA (guanosine(46)-N7)-methyltransferase TrmB, whose amino-acid sequence MKSMSFVDPNQFVITRRRKKYKFALFNNSPLCFEYDEWTPRSIDVLEVGAGTGLFSVELAARHPEQRFLAVDVKADRLQKGARTAEQRGLTNIWFVRARADQLGELCEAGSLSQLWVTFPDPFPRRRSSGRRLTHPHFLTQYAKLLDGRGELLLKHDNHNFFCWSLEQLVVAGWQLRELTFDLHESERLDEESDARIMTTYEQRWVGEGKVIGFVRAVDHRINESQSEPSSPQALVGCC is encoded by the coding sequence ATGAAAAGTATGAGTTTTGTCGATCCAAATCAATTCGTCATCACCCGGCGACGCAAGAAGTATAAATTTGCATTATTTAACAATTCGCCGCTTTGTTTTGAGTATGATGAATGGACGCCGCGGTCGATTGATGTGCTGGAGGTCGGTGCTGGAACGGGACTGTTTAGTGTCGAGCTGGCGGCGCGACATCCGGAGCAGCGGTTTCTGGCAGTTGACGTCAAAGCCGATCGACTACAAAAAGGGGCACGCACGGCCGAGCAGCGTGGCCTCACGAACATCTGGTTTGTGCGGGCACGAGCAGATCAGCTGGGAGAATTGTGCGAGGCTGGATCGCTCAGTCAGTTGTGGGTCACTTTTCCTGATCCGTTTCCACGCCGGCGTTCTAGCGGTCGACGCTTGACGCATCCACATTTTCTAACACAGTACGCAAAGTTGCTTGATGGGAGGGGTGAGCTACTACTCAAGCATGATAATCACAACTTTTTCTGCTGGAGCTTGGAGCAGCTGGTGGTGGCTGGCTGGCAGCTTCGGGAGCTAACGTTTGATCTGCACGAATCGGAGCGACTTGATGAGGAGAGCGATGCCCGGATCATGACAACCTACGAGCAGCGGTGGGTTGGCGAGGGGAAGGTGATTGGGTTTGTGCGAGCAGTCGACCATCGGATTAATGAAAGCCAAAGTGAGCCCTCATCCCCTCAAGCATTGGTTGGTTGCTGTTGA
- a CDS encoding mechanosensitive ion channel family protein translates to MTDTLIKQLLNSSRFDEWMTEHGLGWLVSERMVETVSIVIGAVIVYYLGRIFITWAIRYAIHSTAKHRSWHRKDIEKRENTLTQLIRSFWRITIIAYIAAMVASKLFYFDLSPLFASAGIIGVALGFGAQSLVKDFLAGIFIIAENQYRVGDVVDVMGASGTVERVGTRSTVLRDADGNVHYLPNGTIQHVINKTMGYSMSRFTLQLDPSTDISRAADIINETGQQLSKEKSWDKKIIEPPKFVSVGDITGRSVELIVAGKVQPSDQWAVTSEMRRRLLKEFEKQEIELAVIPTAITHKK, encoded by the coding sequence ATGACGGATACACTTATCAAACAACTGTTAAATTCGTCGCGCTTTGATGAATGGATGACTGAGCATGGACTAGGCTGGCTGGTAAGCGAGCGGATGGTTGAAACAGTCAGTATCGTCATTGGCGCGGTTATCGTTTATTATCTTGGCCGCATCTTCATTACTTGGGCAATTCGCTACGCGATCCACTCCACCGCCAAGCACCGCTCATGGCACCGCAAAGATATCGAAAAGCGCGAAAATACGCTGACGCAGCTGATCCGTAGTTTTTGGCGCATCACTATCATTGCCTACATCGCCGCCATGGTCGCCAGTAAGTTATTCTACTTCGACTTGTCACCACTGTTTGCCAGCGCCGGCATCATTGGCGTAGCGCTCGGATTTGGTGCACAATCACTTGTCAAAGATTTTCTGGCCGGCATCTTTATCATCGCTGAAAATCAATATCGCGTCGGCGACGTCGTTGACGTTATGGGTGCAAGCGGTACTGTCGAACGCGTCGGTACCAGGTCAACTGTACTCCGTGATGCTGATGGTAATGTGCACTACTTACCAAATGGCACCATCCAGCATGTCATCAACAAAACGATGGGGTACAGCATGTCGCGCTTTACCTTGCAGCTTGATCCAAGTACCGACATCAGCCGCGCCGCTGATATCATCAACGAGACCGGTCAGCAACTGAGCAAGGAAAAGTCTTGGGACAAGAAAATCATTGAACCGCCAAAATTTGTCTCCGTCGGTGATATCACCGGCCGCTCGGTTGAATTGATCGTTGCCGGTAAGGTTCAGCCATCCGATCAATGGGCGGTTACCTCAGAGATGCGCCGCCGGCTCCTTAAAGAATTTGAAAAACAAGAGATCGAACTAGCTGTTATCCCAACAGCGATAACGCATAAAAAATAA
- a CDS encoding A/G-specific adenine glycosylase: protein MTTDDFQALIHQKGRELYRPMPWRDQPTLYYALVSELMLQQTQAARVLTKFSEFTAKFPDIESLAAAELTEVLRAWQGLGYNRRARYLHQTARAIAGGALAATLHDLVRLPGIGINTAGAIMNYAYQVPTPFIETNIRTVYLNHFFADQTAVADRDILPIVEQTMDQANPRQWFWALMDYGSELKAQGKGKLSASRHYARQSQFTGSLRQMRGEILRRYVGGQSLAEITAKLQDDPRFAAALDGLRRDGLIAAK, encoded by the coding sequence ATGACGACTGATGATTTTCAGGCGCTGATCCACCAAAAAGGCCGCGAGCTCTACCGACCAATGCCGTGGCGCGATCAGCCAACGCTCTACTATGCGTTGGTGAGTGAGCTGATGCTGCAGCAAACCCAGGCTGCTCGCGTCTTGACGAAGTTCAGCGAGTTTACTGCGAAGTTTCCGGACATTGAATCACTGGCAGCTGCTGAGCTGACAGAAGTACTGCGTGCGTGGCAGGGGCTGGGCTATAATCGCCGCGCTCGATACCTCCACCAAACAGCGCGAGCCATCGCTGGTGGTGCTCTGGCGGCCACCCTTCATGACCTTGTCCGGCTGCCGGGCATCGGCATCAATACCGCCGGTGCCATCATGAACTACGCGTACCAAGTGCCAACGCCGTTCATCGAAACCAATATTCGTACAGTCTATCTCAATCATTTCTTTGCGGACCAGACGGCAGTCGCGGATCGTGACATACTGCCCATCGTCGAGCAGACGATGGACCAGGCAAATCCGCGTCAGTGGTTTTGGGCACTGATGGATTATGGTAGTGAATTAAAAGCTCAGGGCAAGGGTAAATTGTCCGCCAGTCGCCATTACGCCAGGCAATCGCAATTCACTGGCAGTCTCCGCCAGATGCGCGGTGAGATTTTGCGTCGATATGTTGGCGGGCAGTCGCTGGCCGAAATTACCGCGAAGTTACAGGACGATCCGCGATTTGCGGCGGCACTGGATGGTCTGCGGCGGGACGGTCTCATTGCTGCAAAGTGA